The Thiobacter sp. AK1 genomic interval AAGCACCTCCTCGCGCCAGTACGCGCCATCGAATTCCACCGGGCGCGGTTGCGCGATCTGCACGGCATCCGGCAGGGTGAGGCCGGGGAAACGACGCATGAGTTCGGTGGCCGCTGCCTGCGCTCGGAAGCGGGCCTGGGCGCGATTGGCCTCGGCCTGGGCGAGGGCCGCCTGCGCCGCAAGGCGTTCCAGGCGAGGGGCATCGCCGGCGTGGATGCGCTTGTCCACCGCCACGAGTTGTTGTTGCAACAAAGCCACCTGTTCCTCCCAGAGCGCGGCTTGGCTGCGCTCCTTGAGCCAGGCGAACCAACCTTTGAGCAAGCTCCGCGCCGCCTCGTGTAGCGCATCGCCCAGCGCCAGCCGGGCCTGGGTCACGCCTTGCTCGCCCAGGGCCCCATCCAACGCGGCCTTACCCGGCAGCCGTAGCGTCCGCTCCACAGCCAGGTCCCACTCCCTGTATTGCGCGGTGGGCGCGGCACGCACATCCCGCTCTTGCCCCGTGACGCGCACCACGGTTTCGTGCGGTCCGGCAAGAAGACGTTTGCGGGTGGCTTCCTGCATGCCAATGCCGGCGCGGGCCGCCACCACACTCGGCACCCGCTCCAGCACTTGGCGCACCACCGACGGCGGCGGCAAATCGGGCACAGCCAACTCCTCGGCGGCGTGGGCGGTGGCGACGATAAGCGTGAGCGACAGCAGGCACGCGCGTTTCATGCCAGCCTCCCGAAACCAGACACCGGCATGGTCCACCAGGCGATCTCTGGACTAACGAGGCTCTCGCGCAGGTGTGCAAGCAAAGCATCGGCCTTGTCGCGCTCGGTGACGATTTGCACCATCACGCGCACCACGCGACCACGCACCTGCTCGGCGCTGCCGCGGTACACCACCCCTCGACCGTGACCGTCTACCACCTGGGTCGTGAATCCTGGCACCCATTCCGGATGTTCCAGCAAGTGGTCTACCAGGGCCTCCTCCAGGCTGCGGGGCAGGACGATGGTGAGACAAGTCATCATGTCACGCGCTCCTTGGCGGATTCGACGCCGAAACGGGAGAAGAGGATGGGAAGCAGCACGAGGGTGAGTAGCGTGGAGGTGACCAGACCGCCAATGACCACGATGGCGAGCGGACGTTGGATCTCCGATCCGGGCCCGGTGGCAAACAGCAGCGGGACCAGGCCGAAGGCGGCGATGGAGGCCGTCATCAGCACGGGTCGCAGGCGACGCTGGGCGCCTTCCACCACGGCCTGCGCCAGGCTCATGCCCTGGGCGAGCAACTGGTTGAAATGACTCACCATCACCACGCCATTGAGCACCGCGATGCCAAGCAGTGCGATGAAGCCAACCGAAGCTGGCACCGAGAGATACTCCCCGGAGATCCAGAGGGCGCACACACCACCGATCATGGCGAAGGGAATGTTGGTGAGGACCAAAAGCGCCTGCCGCACGGAGCGGAAGGTGGCAAACAACAGGAGGAAGATGAGCAACAGCGCCACCGGCACGACGATGGATAGACGCGCCGCGGCACGCTGCTGGTTTTCGAACTGGCCGCCCCATTCGAGACGATAGCCAGCAGGCAGCGGCACACGTGCCGCCACCGCCGCCCTGGCATCGGTCACGAAGCCCACCAAATCCCGCCCGCGCACGTTAGACTGGATCACCGCCATGCGCGCCGCGTTTTCGTGTTCGATTTTCACCGGCCCATCCGTGCGGCGAATGTGCGCCACGGCGGAAAGCGGCACCTGGCCTGCCGGTGTCACCAGCTGCACGCGAGCGAGGGCATCCGCTCCCCGACGCAGGGCATCGTCACCACGCAGCAAAAGCGGCGTACGCCGGCCCGGTTCCACCACCACGCCCAGTATGCGGCCTTCCACCAGGGCACGCAGCGCGTTCTGGATGTCTTCCACGTTGAAACCCAGGCGCCCAGCCGCGAGGCGGTCGATATCGATTTGCAGATACTGCACCCCCTCGTTCTTTACCGTATAGACGTCCTGGCTGCCCGGCACCTGACGCAGCACCTGCTCGATTCTGCGCGCCAGTCCATCCAGGGTGGCGGCGTCCGGCCCGAACACCTTCACCGCCACGTCACCCCGCACGCCGGTGAGCATCTCTGACACCCGCATCTCGATGGGCTGCGTGAAATTCACCGCCACGCCCGGGAACGCTGCCATCACCTTGCGCAACTCATCGGTAAGCCATTCCTTGTCCGGCTTGCGCCACTCGTTGCGGGGTTTGAGCACGAGGAAGCTGTCGGTGTCGTTGAAACCCATGGGATCGAGCCCCAGCTCGTCGGAACCGGTGCGGGCGACGATGCCCCGCACTTCCGGCACCCGCGCGAGCACCGCCCGCTGCACGGCGAGATCCAGGCGTGTGGACTCCTCTAGGCTAATGGAAGGCAGTTTCACCAGCTGCATGATGATGTCGCCCTCGTCCATGGTTGGCATGAAGGTTTTGCCGATGCGGGTGTACACGATGGCCGTGGCCGCGAGGAGGACCAGCGCCACCACCACGACCTGTTTCTGGTGGGCCAGTGCCCACGCCAATAGCGGCCGGTACAGGGCAGACAGTTTGCGTGGTAGCCAGGGCTCGCCATGGCCCACGTGGGTGAGCAAAAACGACGAAGCCACCGGAATCACGGTGAGCGCGAGCAGCAACGACGCGGACAGGGCGAACACGATCGCGAGCGCCACCGGGATGAACAGCTTGCCTTCCAATCCCTGTAGCGTGAGCAGCGGCAGGAAGACGATGACGATGATGGCAATACCGGAGGCGACCGGGACGGCCACCTCACGCACCGCGCGATAGACGACATGGAGATGCGGCACGGGGCTTTCCGCACGGCGCTGGGCGAGATGGGTCACTATGTTTTCCACCACTACCACCGCCG includes:
- a CDS encoding TolC family protein; its protein translation is MKRACLLSLTLIVATAHAAEELAVPDLPPPSVVRQVLERVPSVVAARAGIGMQEATRKRLLAGPHETVVRVTGQERDVRAAPTAQYREWDLAVERTLRLPGKAALDGALGEQGVTQARLALGDALHEAARSLLKGWFAWLKERSQAALWEEQVALLQQQLVAVDKRIHAGDAPRLERLAAQAALAQAEANRAQARFRAQAAATELMRRFPGLTLPDAVQIAQPRPVEFDGAYWREEVLAHNHELAAAQAETRRARLALTRAEAERIPDPTVGVRAARERGGEEHIIGLTLTVPLGGAARAAAVDASRAEADMAAQREAVVAAKLAAEAENLFHGAQAAYAAAMAQASAAREMEAAAALAARAYALGEGGLSGVLTARRLALEARLAASLATLEANEARYRLLLDAHRLWAIDPDEHDHAPKQLPDVPRGQKPQP
- a CDS encoding DUF3240 family protein, producing MMTCLTIVLPRSLEEALVDHLLEHPEWVPGFTTQVVDGHGRGVVYRGSAEQVRGRVVRVMVQIVTERDKADALLAHLRESLVSPEIAWWTMPVSGFGRLA
- a CDS encoding efflux RND transporter permease subunit; amino-acid sequence: MLGRLTEFALSQRLLVGVLTLLLVGAGVIAFRDLPIDAFPDVSTTQVKLVMKAPGMTPEEVEARITTPIELEMLGIPHQRVLRSVSKYGLADITIDFEDGTDIYWARQQVAERLNGILGALPPGVGGGLAPITTPLGEMFMFTVEGGGLSLEARRSLLEWVIRPQLRTLPGVADVNTLGGYARAFEVAVDPVRLSARGVSMAELEAALVNNNRNDGAGRLHDGEEVLVVRAEGAVRTLADLAAIVVTRRDGQVVRVGDVATVRVGSLTRYGAVTRDGRGQAAQGLVLGLRGANARQVVQGVRAKLKEIERSLPPGVRIEVFYDRGHLVERAVGTVARALAEAIVLVLVLLLLFLGNLRAALVVALTLPLAALATFILMRLSGMSANLMSLGGLAIAIGMLVDAAVVVVENIVTHLAQRRAESPVPHLHVVYRAVREVAVPVASGIAIIVIVFLPLLTLQGLEGKLFIPVALAIVFALSASLLLALTVIPVASSFLLTHVGHGEPWLPRKLSALYRPLLAWALAHQKQVVVVALVLLAATAIVYTRIGKTFMPTMDEGDIIMQLVKLPSISLEESTRLDLAVQRAVLARVPEVRGIVARTGSDELGLDPMGFNDTDSFLVLKPRNEWRKPDKEWLTDELRKVMAAFPGVAVNFTQPIEMRVSEMLTGVRGDVAVKVFGPDAATLDGLARRIEQVLRQVPGSQDVYTVKNEGVQYLQIDIDRLAAGRLGFNVEDIQNALRALVEGRILGVVVEPGRRTPLLLRGDDALRRGADALARVQLVTPAGQVPLSAVAHIRRTDGPVKIEHENAARMAVIQSNVRGRDLVGFVTDARAAVAARVPLPAGYRLEWGGQFENQQRAAARLSIVVPVALLLIFLLLFATFRSVRQALLVLTNIPFAMIGGVCALWISGEYLSVPASVGFIALLGIAVLNGVVMVSHFNQLLAQGMSLAQAVVEGAQRRLRPVLMTASIAAFGLVPLLFATGPGSEIQRPLAIVVIGGLVTSTLLTLVLLPILFSRFGVESAKERVT